The Leptospira sp. WS39.C2 genome contains a region encoding:
- a CDS encoding TrkH family potassium uptake protein, whose amino-acid sequence MPLARFKRFFRTLSFARVVCLGFFAAIFLGSFGLYISEAGELSFVDSLYLSASSICVTGLSPIPLSGLNASTHWIMLFLIQLGGLGIISFTVIVGFLITKGISRNARFNAFVGAAIDTQTETESLATTEVNRILLSVINISFSIEILGAIGLYLHMPEGVEGENTRWFFSLFTAVSSFNNAGFSITDDLSALRLDPFSLYIVSGLVIFGGIGFPVIILLEKVLLTIFVRIVYRIEVVAETLMMEKALKTGNVPRFLLLPAQFSAILENRIEEYNKHLRGETTRIQSKLLVYGSFALLLFGFLGIYFLERSNPHTFHGMDLVDKISNAFFMSVCARTAGFSTMDLGHLNDATVIIIIVLMFIGGGPQGTAGGIKITTFVLLLAYLKNVIQPSKPVMLFGETVSKNSVAVAIRVYFLATVSLAFVFILLGILDQNQHSLHVIFFELISSFSTVGYSLNLTPQLGDIEKLFYAAVMYVGRVGIFTVLIAATGHSGVPKMGTVDDGVKIQVG is encoded by the coding sequence ATGCCACTTGCTCGTTTCAAACGATTTTTTCGGACCTTGTCTTTTGCCCGAGTGGTATGCCTGGGGTTTTTTGCCGCCATTTTTCTCGGATCCTTTGGATTGTATATTTCTGAGGCAGGGGAACTGTCGTTTGTAGATAGTCTCTACCTTTCTGCCTCATCCATTTGTGTGACGGGTCTGTCACCCATCCCACTTTCGGGACTCAATGCATCCACCCACTGGATCATGTTATTTCTCATCCAACTGGGTGGTCTTGGGATCATTAGTTTTACCGTGATTGTTGGGTTTCTCATCACTAAAGGGATTTCACGGAACGCTCGTTTTAATGCCTTTGTTGGCGCGGCCATCGACACACAAACCGAAACGGAATCACTTGCAACAACTGAAGTGAATCGGATTTTACTTTCCGTTATCAATATTTCATTTTCCATCGAAATCCTTGGGGCCATTGGTTTGTATTTGCATATGCCGGAAGGTGTAGAAGGGGAAAACACTCGTTGGTTTTTTTCGCTTTTTACAGCGGTGTCCTCTTTTAATAACGCTGGTTTTTCGATCACGGATGATTTGAGTGCTCTGCGACTTGATCCTTTTTCCCTCTACATTGTTTCAGGACTTGTGATTTTTGGTGGGATTGGATTTCCAGTAATCATCTTACTTGAAAAAGTACTCCTTACAATTTTTGTTCGAATTGTTTACCGAATTGAAGTGGTGGCAGAAACCTTGATGATGGAAAAGGCATTAAAAACAGGGAATGTTCCACGTTTTTTATTATTACCTGCTCAGTTTTCGGCAATTTTGGAAAATCGAATCGAAGAATATAACAAACATTTACGTGGGGAAACAACAAGGATCCAATCTAAACTTTTAGTATATGGGTCTTTCGCTTTACTTCTGTTTGGTTTTCTTGGGATATATTTTTTAGAAAGGAGTAATCCTCATACATTCCATGGGATGGATTTAGTCGATAAAATCTCCAACGCATTTTTTATGTCAGTATGTGCAAGGACAGCTGGATTTTCCACAATGGACCTCGGCCATTTGAATGATGCCACTGTGATCATCATCATCGTCTTAATGTTCATTGGAGGTGGTCCACAAGGTACGGCTGGAGGTATTAAAATCACCACATTTGTCCTGTTACTCGCATATTTGAAAAATGTCATCCAACCTTCCAAACCAGTGATGTTATTTGGTGAAACCGTATCCAAAAATTCTGTCGCTGTTGCCATTCGAGTGTACTTTTTGGCTACAGTGTCTTTGGCGTTTGTATTCATTTTGTTAGGCATTTTAGACCAAAACCAACATTCTCTCCATGTGATTTTCTTTGAATTGATATCCTCCTTCTCTACAGTAGGGTATAGCTTAAATTTAACACCTCAATTGGGTGACATTGAAAAGTTATTTTATGCAGCAGTGATGTATGTTGGTAGGGTTGGGATTTTTACTGTTCTCATTGCTGCTACGGGACATTCGGGAGTGCCTAAAATGGGAACTGTGGATGACGGTGTAAAAATCCAAGTTGGTTAA